A genomic segment from Tachysurus fulvidraco isolate hzauxx_2018 chromosome 21, HZAU_PFXX_2.0, whole genome shotgun sequence encodes:
- the tmlhe gene encoding trimethyllysine dioxygenase, mitochondrial, whose translation MALLQTFVKLRRSVRSASRAWGPAPVLLGRTRWHHTAPQDTCNWQLLDDCFELHYGGQVMHFNYVWLRDHCRSASCYNSKTNQRNLDTGSIDLNIRPTKTRVDEENLFLTWPDGHVTRYNLPWLAKNSYEGQKWSAMQPRILWNSEIYSNAKVTSANWEKFMSCDEELKTFLSNFLLYGIAFVEDVPPTIDATETVTKRVSVIRETMYGRMWSFTSDFSRGDTAYTKLALDRHTDTSYFQEPSGIQVFHCLRHEGTGGRTLLVDGFYSANKVLERSPENFELLSRVPIKHEFIENLGNQSNHMIGIGPVLGVYPWNKEVYMMRYNNYDRAVINTVPHNMVQRWYVAHRQLTDELRNPENELWVKLKPGKVLFIDNWRVLHGRESFTGLRQLCGCYLTRDDALNTARSLGLQA comes from the exons ATGGCTTTACTCCAGACATTTGTGAAGCTGCGACGGTCTGTGAGGTCTGCGTCCCGGGCCTGGGGTCCTGCACCAGTACTGCTGGGAAGGACGAGATGGCATCACACGGCGCCCCAGGATACGTGTAACTGGCAGCTGCTAGACGACTGCTTCG AGCTTCATTACGGCGGTCAGGTGATGCACTTTAACTACGTGTGGCTGAGGGATCACTGTCGCTCGGCCTCGTGTTACAACTCCAAAACAAACCAGCGCAACCTGGACACCGGCAGCATCGACCTGAACATCCGACCCACCAAGACGCGAGTGGACGAGGAGAATCTCTTCCTCACAT GGCCCGACGGTCACGTCACACGCTACAACCTGCCCTGGCTAGCGAAGAACAGCTACGAGGGCCAGAAATGGAGCGCTATGCAACCGCGCATCCTGTGGAACTCCGAGATTTACTCCAACGCCAAGGTGACTTCAGCCAACTGGGAAAAGTTTATGAGCTGCGACGAAGAGCTGAAAACGTTCCTGAGTAACTTCTTACTGTACGGCATCGCGTTCGTAGAGGACGTCCCGCCTACGATCGACGCGACCGAAACGGTGACCAAAAGAGTTAGCGTGATCAG AGAGACGATGTACGGCCGAATGTGGAGTTTCACCTCCGATTTTTCACGCGGTGACACGGCGTACACGAAGCTGGCTCTGGACCGCCACACCGACACATCCTACTTCCAAGAGCCTAGTGG GATTCAGGTGTTTCACTGTTTGAGACACGAGGGAACCGGCGGCAGGACTCTGTTAGTGGATGGCTTCTACTCGGCTAATAAAGTCCTTGAGCGATCTCCTGAAAACTTCGAGCTCCTCTCGCGTGTCCCCATCAAACACGAGTTCATCGAGAATCTCGGTAACCAGAGCAACCACATGATCGGCATCGGCCCCGTTCTCGGCGTCTACCCCTGGAACAAGGAAGTCTACATGATGAG ATATAACAACTATGACCGTGCGGTGATCAACACGGTTCCTCACAACATGGTCCAGCGTTGGTATGTGGCACACAGACAGCTCACTGACGAGCTCAGGAACCCGGAGAACGAGCTGTGGGTCAAACTCAAACCGGGCAAG GTTCTCTTTATCGATAACTGGCGAGTGCTGCACGGTCGAGAATCCTTCACGGGACTCCGTCAACTCTGTGGCTGCTATCTGACCAGAGACGACGCGCTCAACACGGCTCGGTCGCTGGGTCTTCAGGCTTGA
- the dkc1 gene encoding H/ACA ribonucleoprotein complex subunit DKC1 translates to MADCEKKKKKKSKISDEEVGEIQETGDFLIKPESKVAKLDTSQWPLLLKNFDKLNIRTTHYTPLPHGSNPLKRNIHDYVRSGFINLDKPANPSSHEVVAWIKRILRVDKTGHSGTLDPKVTGCLIVCVDRATRLVKSQQSAGKEYVGIVRLHNAIESEHQLARGLECLTGALFQRPPLIAAVKRQLRVRTIYESKLIEYDSEKRLGIFWVSCEAGTYIRTLCVHLGLLLGVGGQMQELRRVRSGVLGENDCMVTMHDVLDAQWQFDHNKDETYLRRVIFPLEKLLVSHKRIVMKDSAVNAICYGAKIMLPGVLRYEDGIEVNQDIVVITTKGEAICSAVALMTTAVISTCDHGIVAKIKRVIMERDTYPRKWGLGPKASQKKMMIQKGLLDKHGKPNGSTPANWKEGYVDYSNKPKAVADEDVIQAGAKRKREESGSEGEATPSTPKTDKEKKKKKKEKKTKTAEEASEVAEEAVAEEGEAEVTESAKKKKKKKKAKEAETGSD, encoded by the exons ATGGCGGACTGTGAA aagaagaagaagaagaagagcaagaTTTCAGATGAAGAAGTCGGG GAAATCCAAGAAACTGGAGATTTTCTCATCAAACCGGAGTCCAAGGTTGCGAAACTCGACACGTCCCAGTGGCCTTTGCTGCTGAAG AACTTTGATAAGCTGAACATCAGGACTACGCATTACACACCACTGCCTCATGGCTCCAATCCCCTGAAGAGAAACATTCACGATTATGTCAG GTCCGGTTTTATTAACTTGGACAAGCCGGCGAATCCGTCTTCTCACGAGGTGGTCGCGTGGATCAAACGTATCCTGCGTGTGGACAAGACGGGACACAGCGGGACGCTGGACCCGAAGGTCACGGGATGCCTGATCGTGTGTGTCGACAGAGCGACGCGATTGGTCAAATCTCAGCAGAGTGCAG GCAAAGAGTACGTGGGCATAGTACGGCTGCACAATGCGATAGAGAGCGAACACCAGCTCGCCAGG GGTTTGGAGTGTCTCACTGGAGCTCTGTTCCAGAGGCCTCCTCTCATCGCCGCGGTGAAGCGACAGCTCCGAGTCAGAACCATCTACGAGAGCAAACTCATCGAATACGACTCTGAGAAAAGGCTCG GGATTTTCTGGGTCAGCTGCGAGGCAGGAACGTACATCAGAACGCTGTGTGTTCATCTGGGGTTGCTGCTGGGTGTCGGAGGGCAGATGCAGGAGCTTAGGAGGGTTCGCTCTGGAGTGTTGGGTGAGAAC GACTGTATGGTGACCATGCACGACGTCTTAGACGCCCAGTGGCAGTTTGACCACAACAAAGACGAGACGTACCTCAGGAGAGTCATCTTTCCTCTGGAGAAGCTGCTCGTCAGCCACAAGAGGATCGTCATGAAGGACAGCGCG gtcAATGCTATATGCTACGGTGCTAAAATCATGTTGCCCGGTGTGCTGAGGTACGAAGATGGCATCGAGGTGAACCAGGACATCGTCGTCATTACCACTAAAGGAGAAGCCATATGTTCAG ccGTGGCGCTCATGACGACGGCGGTCATCTCTACGTGCGATCACGGCATCGTGGCTAAGATCAAGAGAGTCATCATGGAAAGAGACACGTATCCACGCAAATGGGGCCTGGGGCCAAAG GCGAGTCAGAAGAAAATGATGATCCAGAAAGGGCTTCTAGATAAACACGGCAAGCCGAACGGGAGCACGCCGGCTAACTGGAAGGAGGGATACGTGGATTACAG CAATAAACCCAAAGCCGTAGCAGACGAAGACGTTATTCAGGCAGGAGCGAAG AGGAAACGTGAGGAAAGCGGAAGCGAAGGCGAGGCGACGCCTTCGACCCCAAAGACCGacaaggagaagaagaaaaagaagaaagaaaagaaaacgaaGACTGCCGAGGAAGCGTCGGAAGTCGCAGAGGAAGCGGTGGCGGAAGAAGGAGAAGCCGAG GTCACAGAAAGCgccaagaagaaaaagaaaaaaaagaaggcgAAAGAAGCCGAGACGGGATCGGACTGA
- the mpp1 gene encoding 55 kDa erythrocyte membrane protein, which yields MTLKTSKNEPAAVLDLVNTRSALSDLYLEQLLLNKHKADKAVMQTFEAKEHDTVYANGSTGHMNGKEVTKMREVAFMKHPSEPLGVTLKLNEKQKCMVARILHGGMIHRQGSLHEGDEITEINGKSIANQTVDQLQKILKDTDGAVTLKIIPNQQSRSMVCEMYVRAQFDYDPAKDELIPCKEVGLKFKTGDIIQIINKKDPNWWQGRVDNSGKDFAGLIPSPELQEWRAASKSKSGGEASQSCSPFGKKKKCKDKYLAKHSSIFDQLDVISYEEVVQLPAFNRKTLVLIGAPGVGRSHIKSSLLTKYPEKFVYPAPHTTRPQRKDEENGQEYYFISNEEMTKCIVGNEFLEYGSFQGSMFGTKIQTIQKIHEQEKIALLDVEPQTLKLLRTADFAPLVVFIAPTNSGNQSEALQAIQKESDTIFSVYRHFFDVILVNNDVDESVKGVEEALESASSSPQWVPVSWVY from the exons gcaGTCATGCAGACATTTGAGGCAAAGGAGCATGATACGGTGTACGCTAACGGCAGCACAGGACACATGAACGGCAAAGAAGTGACTAAGATGCGCGAAGTGGCCTTCATGAAACATCCGTCAGAACCACTG GGTGTGACTCTGAAACTGAACGAGAAACAGAAGTGTATGGTGGCGAGAATATTACATGGAGGGATGATCCACAGGCAAG GTTCCTTACACGAAGGAGATGAAATCACTGAGATTAACGGCAAAAGCATTGCGAATCAGACTGTGGACCAACTGCAAAAGATTCTG AAAGATACAGACGGCGCGGTCACTTTGAAGATCATCCCCAACCAGCAGAGTCGCTCcatggtgtgtgag ATGTACGTGAGAGCTCAGTTCGACTACGATCCCGCCAAGGACGAGCTCATCCCGTGCAAAGAAGTTGGGCTTAAATTCAAAACCGGCGACATCATCCAGATCATCAACAAGAAGGATCCGAACTGGTGGCAAGGCAGAGTGGACAATTCAGGGAAAGACTTCGCAGGACTCATCCCGTCCCCAGAACTTCAGGAATG GCGTGCCGCTAGCAAAAGTAAGAGCGGCGGTGAGGCTAGTCAGTCGTGTAGTCCTTTtggcaagaagaagaaatgcaAAGACAAGTACCTGGCAAAACACAGTTCGA tctTCGATCAGCTCGATGTCATTTCATATGAAGAGGTTGTGCAGCTTCCCGCGTTCAACCGGAAAACTCTGGTACTCATCG GTGCGCCTGGTGTGGGAAGGAGCCATATAAAAAGTTCGCTGCTAACCAAATACCCAGAGAAGTTCGTCTACCCTGCACCTC acacaaccagaCCTCAGAGGAAAGACGAAGAAAACGGACAGGAATACTACTTCATCTCTAACGAAGAGATGACCAAATGCATCGTGGGGAACGAGTTCCTGGAGTACGGAAGCTTTCAGGGCAGCATGTTCGGCACCAAGATCCAAACCATCCAGAAGATCCACGAGCAAGAGAAGATCGCTCTGCTGGACGTAGAGCCGCAG ACCCTGAAGCTCCTCAGAACAGCAGACTTCGCTCCCCTCGTCGTGTTCATCGCACCAACCAACTCAGGCAACCAG TCAGAAGCGCTGCAAGCCATCCAGAAGGAATCGGACACTATTTTCAGCGTCTACCGCCATTTCTTCGACGTCATCCTGGTCAACAACGACGTGGACGAGAGCGTGAAAGGTGTCGAAGAGGCTTTAGAGAGCGCCTCCTCCAGTCCACAGTGGGTTCCTGTGTCCTGGGTCTACTGA